A genomic region of Aeropyrum pernix K1 contains the following coding sequences:
- a CDS encoding 3,4-dihydroxy-2-butanone-4-phosphate synthase: protein MEGRYKPSLEGSIARAVDSLRNGMPVMIYDGDRREGEVDLVYYAGSVTWREVYTLRTLAGGLICFVTSERVGRLLGLPFAQELLLSQESLAPLASKTPGYGDPPAFSIWVNHVSVKTGISDEDRGITISGLHRVVEKAYSGLVGEARRMLREEFMSPGHVPILLARSLDRRRGHTELTVALGRLAGLPPSFVIAEMLGERWSLGLREAEAIARERRIPLLRGEEIVEACSRGEVCRGG, encoded by the coding sequence TTGGAGGGCAGGTATAAGCCTAGTCTAGAGGGTTCCATCGCTAGGGCTGTCGATTCTCTGAGGAACGGCATGCCCGTTATGATCTACGATGGTGACAGGCGTGAGGGGGAGGTGGACCTAGTCTACTACGCCGGCTCGGTGACCTGGAGGGAGGTCTACACCCTCAGAACCCTGGCTGGGGGGCTGATATGCTTCGTGACCAGCGAGCGGGTGGGCAGGCTTCTCGGCCTGCCCTTCGCCCAGGAGCTCCTACTCTCCCAGGAAAGCCTCGCCCCCCTGGCCTCCAAGACCCCCGGCTACGGTGACCCCCCCGCCTTCTCCATATGGGTCAACCACGTCTCCGTCAAGACGGGGATAAGCGATGAGGACAGGGGGATAACCATTTCTGGGCTCCACAGGGTTGTGGAGAAGGCGTATAGCGGCTTGGTCGGCGAGGCGCGGAGGATGCTTAGGGAGGAGTTCATGTCGCCCGGCCACGTCCCCATACTCCTGGCCCGGAGCCTAGACAGGAGGAGGGGGCACACCGAGCTGACGGTGGCCCTGGGGAGGCTCGCCGGCCTGCCCCCCAGCTTCGTGATAGCCGAGATGCTGGGTGAGAGGTGGAGCCTGGGCCTTAGGGAGGCTGAGGCTATAGCCAGGGAGAGGAGAATACCCCTGCTGAGAGGCGAGGAGATAGTGGAGGCGTGCAGCCGTGGGGAAGTGTGTAGGGGTGGCTGA
- the ribC gene encoding riboflavin synthase, with protein MGSVAEEVLRRRLPGYRIVRHTVPGIKDLPGAAKRILSMGCEGVITLGWVGRREADKLSYLAASVGLIMVEVLTGKIVIDVTVHEDEAEAPEELAAIAVDRARKHAENLAALIREGPEALVKHAGMGLRQGYPDAGPIK; from the coding sequence ATGGGGAGTGTTGCGGAGGAGGTCCTGAGGCGGAGGCTCCCCGGCTACAGGATAGTCAGGCACACGGTGCCGGGGATAAAGGACCTGCCCGGAGCCGCAAAGAGGATCCTGTCTATGGGCTGCGAGGGGGTCATAACCCTGGGCTGGGTGGGGCGTAGGGAGGCGGATAAGCTGAGCTACCTGGCGGCCAGCGTGGGGCTCATTATGGTTGAGGTCCTCACAGGCAAGATAGTTATAGACGTGACGGTCCACGAGGACGAGGCCGAGGCCCCGGAGGAGCTGGCGGCCATAGCTGTTGACAGGGCCAGGAAGCACGCCGAGAACCTTGCAGCCCTTATAAGGGAGGGGCCCGAGGCCCTAGTCAAGCACGCTGGCATGGGGCTGAGGCAGGGCTACCCCGACGCCGGCCCCATAAAATAG
- a CDS encoding tRNA pseudouridine synthase A: MAEEAVDARGEGARFIEKVKSICGNTSRILYKYDEPTDPRYGYLPHERPLDVYLRYGMIVVDKPPGPTSHEVVAWIKRMLGVSRAGHGGTLEPLPAPRGLRGGDILK, translated from the coding sequence ATGGCGGAGGAGGCTGTCGACGCTAGGGGCGAGGGAGCTAGGTTCATAGAGAAGGTTAAATCGATATGCGGCAACACGTCCAGGATACTTTACAAGTACGATGAGCCGACGGACCCTAGATACGGCTACCTACCCCATGAGAGGCCGTTGGACGTGTATCTAAGGTATGGTATGATAGTTGTGGACAAGCCTCCAGGGCCTACGAGCCATGAGGTGGTGGCGTGGATCAAGAGGATGCTGGGAGTCTCCAGGGCGGGCCACGGGGGGACCCTAGAGCCCCTGCCAGCCCCCAGGGGGCTGCGGGGCGGGGATATCCTAAAGTGA